Proteins co-encoded in one Halobacteriovoraceae bacterium genomic window:
- a CDS encoding NAD(P)-binding domain-containing protein has translation MNYELLIIGAGPAGISLAVEAIAGGVNRKKIVILEATQEHSFSIRKFYPDNKAVTANYKGKSVICEGVMCLMDSTKQETLSLLDQAIETNEINVHYQERVHKIHQNDDGTFYIESDKGQYTAKTCAIAIGIFGRPNKPNYSIPTNLKDKVHFDITSQDISQSEVLVVGGGDSASEYVQYLVQKNNKVSLSYRKSDFSRMNSINLESLLELEKQEKALVLRKTDINSLEEEGEKVKVYFTSGEKRTYSNVVYALGGSTPENFLKSCGIDFDGKNPILTDGYETSVPGLFLIGDLSAGKKGGSIISAFNSSHKAMKQILKSI, from the coding sequence GTGAACTACGAACTTCTAATTATTGGAGCAGGTCCAGCTGGCATCTCATTAGCTGTTGAGGCCATCGCGGGAGGTGTGAATCGCAAGAAAATAGTAATCTTAGAGGCCACACAAGAACACTCCTTTAGCATCCGCAAATTTTACCCTGATAATAAAGCAGTAACTGCAAACTATAAGGGGAAGAGTGTTATCTGTGAAGGAGTCATGTGCTTAATGGATTCCACGAAGCAAGAAACTCTTTCTCTCCTTGATCAGGCCATCGAAACAAATGAAATTAATGTCCATTATCAAGAACGTGTACATAAAATTCATCAAAATGATGATGGAACATTTTATATAGAATCAGATAAAGGACAATACACTGCTAAAACTTGCGCCATTGCGATAGGTATTTTTGGAAGACCTAATAAACCCAATTACAGCATCCCTACGAATTTAAAAGATAAAGTTCATTTTGATATAACTTCTCAAGATATATCTCAATCTGAAGTTCTTGTTGTAGGCGGAGGAGATAGTGCGAGTGAATATGTCCAATATCTTGTTCAAAAAAATAATAAAGTCTCATTAAGCTACAGAAAGAGTGATTTTTCTCGAATGAATTCAATCAATCTTGAGAGTTTACTTGAACTAGAAAAGCAAGAAAAAGCTCTTGTTCTTAGAAAAACAGATATCAATTCCCTCGAAGAAGAAGGTGAAAAAGTAAAAGTATATTTTACAAGTGGTGAGAAACGTACATATTCAAATGTTGTATATGCACTTGGTGGTAGCACTCCTGAGAATTTTCTTAAAAGTTGTGGAATAGATTTTGATGGTAAAAATCCAATCTTAACCGATGGGTATGAAACGAGTGTTCCAGGACTATTTTTAATAGGTGATTTGAGTGCAGGAAAAAAAGGCGGTTCCATTATTTCCGCATTTAATTCAAGTCATAAGGCCATGAAACAAATATTGAAAAGTATTTAG
- a CDS encoding rRNA pseudouridine synthase, which translates to MADCGVTSRRKAEELICSGRVKVNGEICDELGTKVDPTIDVVAVDDKAIDTMQTNKVYIMLNKPRSVMTTVSDPEGRKTVMDFCKNVPERIYPVGRLDYLSEGLLLLTNDGELANKIMHPSFNITKVYEVKVFGAINENILKGLRSGVQIENTHVKPKSVRVIKQLPNKTWLEFRLTDGKNREIRKICEANNIVIDKLKRVAIENLSIEGMAPGKYTYLTKKEIISALGLDGKLKGEFFSQKKSINLKLKGPKTGVLANDKTFNGFKKDTYYETLKKIKEKKKLMIENAKKEAYGDRYNPLKVSKAERPKKKSNYRK; encoded by the coding sequence ATCGCAGACTGTGGAGTGACTTCTAGAAGAAAGGCAGAAGAACTAATATGCAGTGGACGTGTTAAAGTTAATGGTGAAATTTGTGATGAACTAGGGACAAAAGTTGACCCAACGATTGATGTCGTTGCAGTTGATGATAAGGCCATCGATACCATGCAAACAAATAAAGTCTATATTATGCTCAATAAGCCCAGAAGTGTGATGACGACGGTAAGTGATCCAGAAGGTCGCAAAACGGTGATGGATTTTTGTAAAAATGTACCTGAGAGAATTTACCCAGTTGGCCGATTAGATTATTTGTCTGAAGGACTTTTGCTGCTCACAAATGATGGAGAACTGGCCAACAAAATTATGCATCCATCATTTAACATCACCAAAGTTTATGAAGTTAAAGTGTTTGGAGCAATTAATGAAAACATCCTAAAAGGTCTTAGAAGTGGTGTTCAGATAGAAAACACTCACGTAAAGCCTAAATCAGTAAGAGTGATTAAACAACTTCCTAACAAAACCTGGTTAGAGTTTAGACTAACAGATGGAAAGAATCGTGAAATTAGAAAAATTTGTGAGGCCAATAATATTGTCATCGATAAGCTTAAACGTGTGGCCATTGAAAACTTGTCTATAGAAGGTATGGCCCCTGGGAAATATACATATCTAACTAAAAAAGAAATAATATCCGCTTTGGGACTTGACGGGAAATTAAAAGGTGAATTTTTTTCTCAAAAGAAATCAATCAATCTTAAACTTAAAGGCCCAAAAACAGGTGTTCTTGCTAATGATAAAACTTTTAACGGATTCAAGAAAGATACTTACTATGAGACACTCAAGAAAATTAAAGAAAAAAAGAAGTTAATGATAGAGAATGCAAAAAAAGAGGCCTATGGAGACCGATATAATCCTTTAAAAGTAAGCAAAGCTGAACGCCCTAAGAAAAAATCTAATTATCGTAAATAA